From Agelaius phoeniceus isolate bAgePho1 chromosome 19, bAgePho1.hap1, whole genome shotgun sequence, a single genomic window includes:
- the FN3K gene encoding fructosamine-3-kinase, whose product MTMEKILKAELNTNLLKALGSSGGGCISQGQTYETDRGRVFVKINHKPQARKMFEGEMASLEAIQKTNIVRVPQPIKVIDLPGGGAMFAMEYLKMKHLNKYSSKLGEQIAELHLHNQKLGEKLRAEGSTIGKGAGHSEAQFVDKFGFHTATCCGYIPQVNEWHSDWPSFFIRHRLQAQLDLIEKDYGDREARELWSQLKPKIPEMFCDVEIVPALLHGDLWAGNVAEDDSGPIIFDPACFYGHSEFELAIAGMFGGFSSSFFSAYHSKIPKAPGFEKRNKLYQLFNYINHWNHFGTGYRGSTLNMMRKLLK is encoded by the exons atGACCATGGAGAAGATCCTGAAGGCAGAGCTGAACACCAACCTCCTGAAGgcactggggagctctgggggagGATGCATCAGCCAAGGCCAAACGTATGAGACAGACAGAGGACGGGTATTTGTGAAAATCAACCACAAACCTCAG GCTAGAAAAATGTTTGAAGGGGAAATGGCAAGTTTGGAAGCCATTCAGAAAACCAATATTGTGAGAGTGCCTCAGCCCATCAAAGTGATTGACCTGCCTGGAGGAGGAGCCATGTTTGCCATGGAGTACCTAAAGATGAAGCACCTCAACAA GTACTCTTCAAAGCTGGGAGAGCAGATAGCAGAGCTTCATCTTCATAACCAGAAACTTGGAGAGAAACTGAGAGCTGAGGGAAGCACCATTG GAAAAGGAGCTGGTCACTCTGAGGCCCAGTTTGTGGATAAGTTTGGATTCCACACAGCCACTTGCTGTGGTTACATCCCACAG GTGAATGAGTGGCACAGTGACTGGCCATCCTTCTTCATCCGCCACCggctccaggctcagctggaTCTCATTGAAAAGGATTATGGAGACAGAGAAGCCAGAGAGCTCTGGTCACAGCTAAAA CCAAAGATTCCTGAAATGTTCTGTGATGTGGAAATtgttcctgctctcctgcacGGGGACCTGTGGGCAGGGAATGTGGCTGAGGATGACTCTGGGCCGATTATATTTGACCCTGCCTGCTTCTATGGCCACTCAGAATTTGAGCTGGCCATTGCTGGGATGTTTGGGGGCTTCAGCAGCTCTTTTTTCTCTGCCTATCACAGTAAAATACCCAAAGCTCCAGGGTTTGAGAAACGGAACAAGTTGTATCAGCTCTTTAATTACATCAACCACTGGAACCATTTTGGGACAGGGTACAGGGGCTCTACCCTAAACATGATGAGGAAACTTCTCAAGTAA